Below is a window of Yersinia kristensenii DNA.
TTCTTCACAAGCAATCAGACCATGATGCTGTAACAAAGTCGCTTTACGGTTTTTCATCGCCACCGCGACATGTTCCGACAGCGCTTTGGTACCAAAGGTGGCATAAGGCGCACAGGGAATATCATCGCCCCCCGCCGCGGCAATCATGTAATGAATTGCCGGGATCGGGCGATTAAGGATCGAAACGGCGGTGCAATGGATAGAATGGTTATGTACCACCGCATTGGCATCGAGTCGGGTTTGGTAAACCGCCTGATGAAAACGCCATTCACTGGACGGAACTTTGCCCGCCTCGTGGTGGCCGTCGGCGTCAATATAAACAATGTGCGATTCAGTGAGCTTGTCGTAAGCAATACCGGATGGGGTAATCAAAAAACCCTCTTGATAGCGCACACTCACATTGCCTGCAGTGCCTTGATTCAGACCTAAACGGGTCATTTCCAGACAAGTATTTATTATGTCGCGCGCCAATACTTCTTTTTTCATTTTTTCCTCTCTTGGAATGCAAATGCTTAAATAGTGAAATGCATTAAATAATGGATATGGGTTAATGATTGTGAATATTCGGCATATTTTTCTCTTATTTAATTAAAGTCAAAAATGAAGCACGCAAAAGTGTGAACCAGATCATGAGTATTCATCACTTAATGATGATTTAAGTCTTATTTATTTTTATAAAATGTCCGTTTGGAAATACAATATGATTAAACGGTCAAATTATTGTTTACATATATATTTATACCTAATTGACCGTTTGTGACAGAAACAAAAAAATCGGTCATCTCGACTGTGTGTTTGAAACACAATTCATTTCAAACGGTCATTAATTATTTTTATTTAAAGTGACTATCATCACAAAATATAAGCATTGAGTTATCAATGTGATTTAGCTCATACTTTTTGGCGATTTTTACCTTATAAAGAACGGGACTTAACGCAATGAGGATATTTTAATTTGCACTCAGGCAGTTCATATCAGCTAGAGAAAAATATCATTCATTAAATAAAAGACTTCCGTCGAGCATTTCGTATTTCAAGACGAGTAGAATAAGTGCAACATCTGACGAGGGCATCATGGGAAATATTTTAATACAAACAGATAGCGCTAAAATTTCCGCCTCGGTAAGTGACGAGTCGGCAAATAAAAAAAGATATCTGATTCCTTTCGCATTGCTGTGCTCACTGTTCTTTCTTTGGGCAGTAGCAAACAACCTGAATGATATTTTATTACCTCAGTTTCAACAGGCATTTACTCTGACCAATTTCCAAGCTGGTCTGATTCAATCATCTTTCTATTTTGGTTACTTTTTGATCCCAATACCGGCTGGCATCTTGATGAAAAGATTCAGTTATAAAGCTGGGATCATTACCGGATTACTGTTCTACGCTTTTGGGGCAGCCCTGTTTTGGCCTGCTGCTGAGACGATGAATTACACCTTGTTTTTAATCGGTTTATTCATTATCGCTGCGGGTTTAGGTTGCCTTGAAACTGCCGCTAATCCGTTTGTTACCGTGTTGGGGCCTGAGAAAAGCAGCCATTTCCGTATCAACCTGGCGCAAACATTTAACTCCTTTGGTGCCATTATCGCCGTGGTATTCGGGCAAAGTTTAATCCTCTCCAATGTCCCTCATCAGACACAGGAAGTATTAGATAAATTGTCGGTTGAGGATTTAAATAGCTACCATCATAGTTTGGTCAAAGCGGTACAACTGCCTTATTTGATTATTGTGGCAGTGGTTATTTTTGTTGCGCTGTTAATTCTTATTACCCGTTTCCCAACAATAAAAAGCGAGTCAGACGACACACATAACGGTTCATTCTTTGCATCATTACCACGTTTATTAAAAATAACTCACTGGCGCTGGGCTGTATTAGCACAATTTTGCTACGTCGGTGCACAAACTGCGTGCTGGAGTTATTTAATTCGTTACGCCATTGAGGAGTTACCTAATATAACTCCCGGATACGCAGCTAATTATTTAACCGCCACCATGGTCTGTTTCTTCATCGGTCGATTCAGTGGCACTTGGTTAATCACCCGCTTCGCACCTGAGAAAGTATTAGCCGCCTACGCTTTCATTTCAATGGTGCTCTGTATTATTTCAGCAGCACTAGGGGGGCATTTTGGATTATTAGCACTGACTTTATGTAGTATGTTTATGTCAATACAGTATCCAACCATATTCTCTTTAGGTATTAAAAACCTGAATCAAGATACCAAATATGGTGCATCGATTATTGTAATGACGATTGTTGGTGGCGGTATTGTGACACCTATTATGGGGCTGGTGAGTGATGCGGCAGGAAATATACCGACCGCAGAACTTATTCCTGCACTGTGCTTCGCTATTATCTTTATTTTCGCCAAGTTCAAGACTGTACCTACGAATTAATTTCGCCGGTGACTGATAAATCAAATTTGCTACAGAACATAAGGATCTATTATGAAAAAGACAATTCAATTACCAAAAATTGGTATTCGTCCGGTTATTGATGGCCGCAGAATGGGCGTTCGTGAATCGCTGGAAGAACAAACCATGAAAATGGCCCGTGCCACAGCAGAGTTCCTGCAAGAATTGGTTCGCCATCCTTGTGGAACGCCCGTTGAATGCGTCATTGCAGATACCTGTATTGCTGGCATGGCCGAATCTGCCGCCTGTGATGATAAATTCAGCTCACAGAATATCGGGCTAACCATTACCGTAACCCCTTGCTGGTGCTACGGCAGCGAAACCATTGATATGGACCCGTTCCGCCCGAAAGCTATTTGGGGCTTTAATGGCACCGAGCGCCCTGGGGCGGTTTATCTGGCTGCGGCACTGGCTGCCCATAATCAGAAAGGGATACCTGCTTTCTCGATTTACGGCCATGACGTACAAGATGCCAATGACACGAGCATTCCTGCTGATGTGCAAGAAAAACTGCTGCGCTTTGCCCGTGCCGGGTTAGCCGTTGCCAGTTTGAAAGGCAAAAGCTACCTGTCACTGGGCGGAGTCTCAATGGGGATTGCCGGTTCCATCGTTGACCATAATTTCTTTGAGTCCTGGTTAGGTATGAAAGTGCAAGCGGTTGATATGACTGAACTGCGCCGCCGTATCGATCACAAAATCTATGACGAACAAGAACTGGAATTGGCACTGTCATGGGCCGATAACAACTTCAAGTTTGGGCCAGATAAAAACGCTGAGCAATATCGCCGTTCACCAGAAAGTAGCCGAGCGGTGCTACGTGAAAGTCTGCAAATGGCCATCTGTATCCGCGACATGATGCAAGGTAACGATAAGCTGGCGACCAAAGGTTTTGGTGAAGAAGCATTGGGTTATAACGCCATTGCAGCCGGTTTCCAAGGCCAGCGCCACTGGACGGATCAATACCCGAACGGCGACACCGCCGAAGCTCTGCTAAACAGTTCGTTTGACTGGAACGGAGTGCGTAAACCGATGGTTATCGCCACCGAGAACGACAGTCTGAACGGCGTGGCAATGTTGTTTGGTCATACTCTGACGGGGACCGCGCAGATCTTTGCCGATGTACGCACCTACTGGTCTCCAGAGGCGGTGCAGCGTGTGACAGGGTATCAACTTGAAGGGGCAGCTGAGCACGGCATTATCCATCTGATTAACTCAGGTTCTGCGGCACTGGATGGCACATGCAGCCAAAACGATGCACAAGGTAAACCGACCATCAAACCGCACTGGGAAATCAGCCAACAAGAAGCCGATGCTTGTCTGGCGGCAACCGAATGGTGCCCGGCAATTCATGAATACTTCCGTGGCGGTGGCTTCTCATCTCGCTTCCTGACCCGCGGTGGCGTGCCATTTACTATGAGTCGCATCAACCTGATTAAGGGCGTCGGGCCGGTGTTGCAAATCGCCGAGGGCTGGAGTGTCGAGCTGCCGAAATCCGTGCATGACACCTTGGATAAACGCACTGACTCAAGCTGGCCAACCACCTGGTTTGCACCACGCCTGACCGGCAAAGGGCCATTCAGCGATGTGTATTCAGTGATGGCGAATTGGGGGGCCAACCACGGCGTACTGACCATCGGCCATGTGGGCGCAGACTTGATTACGTTGGCCTCGATGCTGCGTATCCCGGTTTGTATGCACAACGTAGAAGAAGAAAGTGTTTACCGGCCAACAGCTTGGGGTGCACACGGTATGGATATTGAAGGGCAGGATTACCGTGCCTGCCACAATTACGGCCCATTATATAAAAAATAATGTGATGTTTGAGATGGGGTGCAGGGAAGCGCCCTTCTCCGACAGCAAACAATATCAAACCAAGGGGAAAACCTTTGGGCCGAGTGACAGGAGCATGTATGAAGCGCGATGTGGTCATCGTTTTAGATTGCGGCGCCACCAATATCCGGGCGATTGCGGTCGATCCTCAAGGTGTGGTGGTTGCCAAAGCCGTGTTATCCAACCACAGCCAGCCCGATTCAGCCAATCCACAATGGCAATTGTGGCCGCTGGAGGGCATTTTGCACAGTTTTGCCCAGTGTTGTCGCCAATTACTGCCACAGATTCATCAATGTAAGATCCATGCGCTGACCGTGACCACCTTTGGGGTGGACGGGGCTTTAGTGGATGCCAGTGGCAATATGCTGTACCCGATTATCAGTTGGAAGTGCCCGCGCACCATAGCGATAATGGAAGATATCTCCCGCTATATGTCTGCCGAAAAATTACAACAGATATCCGGTATTGGTCAGTTCAGTTTTAACACCTTATACAAGCTGATTTGGCTACAAGAGAATAAGCCGGACTTGGTTGAGCAGGCCCATGCCTGGCTATTTATTTCATCATTGATCAATCAGCGCCTCACAGGGGAATTTACCACTGACCGCACTATGGCTGGCACCAGCCAGTTGCTCGATGTGAAACGGGAACAATTCAGTGACGCTATTTTACAAAAGATAGGTATACAAGCCGATTTATTCCCGCCGATGGTCGCCGCGGGTGAAATTATCGGCCAATTGTTACCGAGCATTGCCGCTGATTTGGGGCTACCAGCGGGCTTACCGGTGATTTCTGCCGGTCATGATACCCAATTTGCTTTATTCGGTTCAGGGGCAGATTTAGACCAGCCGGTGTTGTCATCAGGAACTTGGGAAATCCTGATGGTACGCACGCCGAACGTGAATACCGCCCTGCTGCCACAATTTACCGGTTCGACCTGTGAGTTAGACAGTTGCTCGCGCTTATTTAACCCAGGGTTGCAGTGGTTGGCCTCAGGGGTGTTGGAATGGGTACGAAAACTGTACTGGCACGATGATGCCTGTGCCGACATTTACCGGCAAATGATTGCCGAGGCGACAGCTATTGCGCCGGGTGCGAATGGTATGCGCATGGATTGCAACTTGCTGGGGAGTGCGGGTCATCATTTGTCCGGTGGCTGGCAAGGAGTGTCGCTATCGAGCGGGCGTGGGCACTTTTACCGTTCCGCGTTAGAGAGTCTGGCCTGGCAATTGAAGGATAATCTGGCAGTGCTGGAAAGGATTGGCGAATTCCGTACTCGGGAATTACTGCTGGTCGGCGGCGGCAGCCGCAATATGCTGTGGAACCAAATCAAAGCTGACGTGCTCAATTTGCCGGTTAAAGTCATTGATGAGTCGGAAACCACGGTGCTGGGAGCAGCGCTATTTGCCTGGCACGCAACGGGTTACTACGCCAGTGCCGAACAGGCCAGAGCACAGGTCAATTATCGCTATCAATATTATTATCCTGGCGAACAACAGCCGTTTTATCAATCGCTTAACGCAAGTCCTGCCCCATTAGCTGCAACCATACCTTTAACAGGAGAGTGTCATGCTTAAAACTATCTCGCCACTGCTATCACCACAACTGCTAAAAACATTGGCGGAAATGGGGCACGGTGATGAAATCATTTTCTCAGATGCCCATTTTCCCGCTCATGCCATTGGCAAAAATGGTGGGCCACAAGTGATTCATGCTGATGGGTTATCTGTCAGCGCTTTACTGGCAGCCACTATTCCACTGTTCGAACTAGACAGCTACGCCCCACCACTGGTGATGATGGCCGCAGTTGAGGGGGATACGCTGGACGCGTCGGTTGAACAACGTTATCTACAGGCTCTGTTCGGTGCAGAAAAAGCTTTACCGATTGAGCGCATTGACCGTTTTGCTTTTTACCAACGCGCCCAACAAGCATTTGCGATCGTCATCACAGGAGAGACCGCCAAATATGGCAATATTCTCCTAAAGAAGGGGGTAACGCCTGTTTTTTAAATCGATGATCACGTAACCTCACGCCTTTAGCCATGTATTTAGTGTTGGTATTAAACTGGCATGTAATACATGGCATTGCTGATGGAGAGGATCATGAAAGCATCCCGTCACCAGGAAATACTGCAACAGATCAAACAGCATGAAATGCTGACGACGGCAGACCTGGCTCGCTTACTTGCAGTCAGTCAGGAAACCATTCGTCGTGACCTGAATGAGTTACAAGCACAGGGATTGATCATCCGTCAGCACGGACGAGCCAAAAGTATTAAACGCGCCACCAAAGACAGCGGTGATCCTTTCACCAGGCGGCTGAAAAGCCATCTTTCCAGTAAGGCCAGTATTGCCGCCCACGCCCTATCTCTGATTGACAGCGGAATGGTGATTGCGCTGGATGCCAGCTCCACCTGTTGGTATTTAGCGAAGAAGCTGCCAGATATTGATATTACGGTGTTTACCAATAGTGTGCGGATTTGTCAGGAATTGGCGAAACACCAAAATATCGAGTTGATCAGTGCCGGAGGGCGGTTACAGCGCAAATATGCCTGTTATGTTAATCCAGCACTGTTTTCCTTACTGAAAAGCATCGAAATTGACCTGTTTATCTTCTCATGTGAAGGCATTGATACTGACGGCATTATGTGGGATTCCAACCCATTTAATGCCGAATTCAAAACCATGCTGCTGAAGCGCGCCACACAATCCATTTTACTGATCGACAAAAGTAAAATGTGCAGAACCGGCGAAGTGAAAATCGGCACCCTGGATGATGTTGAACAGGTTATCTCGAACGTCGATGCCAGCTGAGCTGGCCTCTGATGTAACCTCTCAGCATGTAGACTTCAACACTGAAAAGCATTCTTATACAGAGATAAATATTGGCGGTCGGCCAGTTTCCCACCGTAATCCAACGAGAACCATCGATAAGTGCGGAAAATGAGACCCATCCTTTATAAAGAGGGTTGAGCCGTCGCCTCGCGCTGACAATCTATAGTAAGATCATCGCCAAAGTCAGAGTTAAAAAAATATCGACTTGGCTCCGCTAATGGTTCCTCTAACGATTGTTTCTGTTATCGAACACTTTCGCTAACTGATGTTGAATGTGAGAAAAATATGTCAAACAAACCGTTCCACTATCAGGATCCCTTCCCGCTAAAGGAAGACGATACTGAGTATTACCTTGTCAGTAATAATCACGTCTCGGTTGCACAGTTTGAAGGCCACGACATTCTGAAAGTCGAGCCAGAAGCCCTGACCCTCCTCGCCCAACATGCTTTCCATGACGCCTCATTCCTGCTCCGCCCCGCGCACCAAAAGCAAGTCGCCGCAATTTTGGATGACCCGGAAGCCAGCGAAAATGACAAATATGTGGCCTTGCAATTCCTGCGCAACTCGGAAATCTCGGCCAAAGGGATTTTACCGACCTGCCAGGATACCGGCACCGCCATTATCGTGGGTAAAAAAGGCCAACGTGTTTGGACGGGCGGCAATGATGCTGAAGCCCTGTCGCGCGGCGTGTATAACACCTTTATTGAAGATAACCTGCGCTACTCGCAAAACGCGGCGCTGGATATGTACAAAGAAGTGAACACCGGCACCAACCTGCCAGCGCAAATCGATCTGTACAGCACCGAGGGCGAAGATTACAAATTCCTGTTCGTCACCAAAGGTGGCGGCTCCGCCAACAAAACCTATCTGTATCAGGAAACTAAAGCGCTGTTGTCACCGGGTAAGTTGAAAGACTATCTGGTGGAGAAAATGCGCACCTTGGGTACAGCGGCCTGCCCGCCCTACCATATTGCTTTTGTTATCGGCGGCACCTCAGCTGAAAGCACCCTCAAGACCGTCAAACTGGCCTCCACCAAGTATTACGATGGCCTGCCAACCGAGGGGAATGAGCACGGGCAAGCTTTCCGTGATGTTCAGCTTGAACAAGAATTATTGGAAGCCGCACAGGACTTAGGTCTGGGCGCGCAATTTGGCGGCAAGTACTTTGCTCACGATGTGCGCGTCGTTCGCCTGCCACGCCACGGTGCATCCTGCCCGGTCGGGATGGGCGTTTCCTGCTCCGCTGACCGCAATATCAAAGGCAAAATTAACCGCAAAGGTATCTGGCTGGAAAAACTGGAGCAGAATCCGGGGAAATATATCCCTGAGCACCTGCGCAACAGCACCGAAGGCAAAGTGGTTAAAATCGACCTTAACCGCCCCATGGCCGATATCTTAAAAGAGCTGTCGCAGTATCCAGTTTCTACCCGTTTGTCATTGACCGGCACTATTATTGTTGGCCGTGACATTGCCCATGCAAAATTAAAAGAGCGGCTGGATAACGGCGAAGGGTTACCGCAATACATTAAAGACCATCCGATTTACTACGCGGGACCAGCCAAAACACCAGAAGGTTATGCCTCCGGATCCCTTGGGCCAACCACGGCGGGCCGCATGGATTCCTATGTCGACCTACTGCAATCCCACGGTGGCAGCATGATCATGCTGGCAAAAGGCAACCGGAGCCAACAAGTGACGGATGCTTGTCACAAACACGGTGGCTTCTATCTGGGCAGCATCGGCGGCCCGGCTGCGGTGTTGGCGCAAAACAGTATCAAAAGTCTGGAATGTGTGGAATATCCTGAATTGGGTATGGAAGCCATCTGGAAAATTGAAGTGGAAGACTTCCCGGCCTTTATCTTGGTGGATGATAAAGGTAATGATTTCTTCCAACAGATTCAGGCATCGAAATGTAACCGCTGCGGTTAGCATCAAAATCCAACCTCGGTAGTTTCGCCGGGGTTGGACCTATTACCAATGAAATGATTACCGGTAAAAACAGACAAAATTTTGAATAATTTTTAAGCACCCCACTGGTGCAATTTATTAACCTCTACCGCCATATTCCACCCGTTCCTGTTAGATAATCTCACCGCTTTGCTATTCTTCACCCGCCGTTAGCGCTTGCGCATTAATGAGCCATTTTCGTGCAACAGAAAGCCCTGATTTAGTGCAACGATTTTCAATTTTACTATTTGATTTTTATTGAAAATTCTTCGTTGACAACCACTCTAAATGCTTTTTATAGTGGCCATGACTTCTCCGCAAGAACGCCAACGTTGTCGGCTTGTGGTTATGGCAATAGAGCCCTCGCAATGTCATCTGACTTTGCCGGGCTTTTTTTTTGGCTTTTTTTCAGACCCACTTTTTTAACCAATATCAGGGGTATTTATGTCGAAAATAAAATGGTCGAGAATGAAATGTCATCCCACCACACTCTCAATCGCGCTGGCCGTTGCCTGTGCCGTGACCTACTCAGATATGGCGATGGCGGCAGAAAAACCGGTGAAAATTGGTTTGTTGGAAGATGCATCCGGTAACTTTGCTTTACCGGTGATTCCCAAAATTCATGCCACAGAACTTGCGGTAGAAGAAATTAATGCCAAAGGCGGCATCCTCGGACGCCCAATCGAATTGGTCAAATACGATACACAATCCGATAACACCCGCTTCCAACAAATGGCGCGCCGCTTAATTAAAAATGACAAAGTGGATGTGATATTTGGGGCGTTTTCCAGTGCCTCACGCGAAGCTATCCGCCCGATAATGGATCGCGAAAAACAGCTCTATTGGTATAACAATCAATATGAAGGCGGGGTGTGTGACTCCAATGTGTTCGTCACCGGCGCAGTACCTGAACAGCAATTCTCAACCTTGATCCCGTGGATGATGGAGAAGTACGGCAAAAAAGTTTACACCATTGCTGCCGACTATAATTTCGGGCAAATCTCCGCTGAATGGGTACGCAAAATTGTCGAAGAAAATGGCGGCACCATGGTGGGTGAGGAGTTTATCCCGCTGAGCGTTTCACAATTTGGTCAAACCATTCAAAACATCCAGAAAGCCAAGCCTGATTTCGTGATGACCTTGCTGGTCGGGGCAAACCAATCCTCTTATTACGAGCAACAAGCGGCGGCAAAACTGAACTTGCCCATGGGCAGCTCCGTCAGTGTCGGCCAGGCTTATGAGCACAAGCGCTTTAAAGCCCCAGCATTGAAAGATATGTATATCACGGCTAACTACATTGAAGAGGTGGATAGCCCCGCCAGTAATGATTTCAAACAGCGTTTCCACGCCAAATTCCCGAATGAACCTTATATCAATCAGGAAGCGGCCAATGCTTATGACGCGGTTTATCTGTACAAAGCCGCCGTGGAAAAAGCGGGCACCACAGATATGGATGCCGTGCGTAAATCACTGGAAAGTGGCGATATTTGTACTGACGGCCCCTCAGGAAAA
It encodes the following:
- the fucK gene encoding L-fuculokinase — its product is MKRDVVIVLDCGATNIRAIAVDPQGVVVAKAVLSNHSQPDSANPQWQLWPLEGILHSFAQCCRQLLPQIHQCKIHALTVTTFGVDGALVDASGNMLYPIISWKCPRTIAIMEDISRYMSAEKLQQISGIGQFSFNTLYKLIWLQENKPDLVEQAHAWLFISSLINQRLTGEFTTDRTMAGTSQLLDVKREQFSDAILQKIGIQADLFPPMVAAGEIIGQLLPSIAADLGLPAGLPVISAGHDTQFALFGSGADLDQPVLSSGTWEILMVRTPNVNTALLPQFTGSTCELDSCSRLFNPGLQWLASGVLEWVRKLYWHDDACADIYRQMIAEATAIAPGANGMRMDCNLLGSAGHHLSGGWQGVSLSSGRGHFYRSALESLAWQLKDNLAVLERIGEFRTRELLLVGGGSRNMLWNQIKADVLNLPVKVIDESETTVLGAALFAWHATGYYASAEQARAQVNYRYQYYYPGEQQPFYQSLNASPAPLAATIPLTGECHA
- a CDS encoding L-fuculose-phosphate aldolase, which gives rise to MKKEVLARDIINTCLEMTRLGLNQGTAGNVSVRYQEGFLITPSGIAYDKLTESHIVYIDADGHHEAGKVPSSEWRFHQAVYQTRLDANAVVHNHSIHCTAVSILNRPIPAIHYMIAAAGGDDIPCAPYATFGTKALSEHVAVAMKNRKATLLQHHGLIACEENLAKALWLAHEVEVLATLLLAILPIVDEVPVLSKEEISVVLEKFKTYGLRVEE
- the fumA gene encoding class I fumarate hydratase FumA; the protein is MSNKPFHYQDPFPLKEDDTEYYLVSNNHVSVAQFEGHDILKVEPEALTLLAQHAFHDASFLLRPAHQKQVAAILDDPEASENDKYVALQFLRNSEISAKGILPTCQDTGTAIIVGKKGQRVWTGGNDAEALSRGVYNTFIEDNLRYSQNAALDMYKEVNTGTNLPAQIDLYSTEGEDYKFLFVTKGGGSANKTYLYQETKALLSPGKLKDYLVEKMRTLGTAACPPYHIAFVIGGTSAESTLKTVKLASTKYYDGLPTEGNEHGQAFRDVQLEQELLEAAQDLGLGAQFGGKYFAHDVRVVRLPRHGASCPVGMGVSCSADRNIKGKINRKGIWLEKLEQNPGKYIPEHLRNSTEGKVVKIDLNRPMADILKELSQYPVSTRLSLTGTIIVGRDIAHAKLKERLDNGEGLPQYIKDHPIYYAGPAKTPEGYASGSLGPTTAGRMDSYVDLLQSHGGSMIMLAKGNRSQQVTDACHKHGGFYLGSIGGPAAVLAQNSIKSLECVEYPELGMEAIWKIEVEDFPAFILVDDKGNDFFQQIQASKCNRCG
- the fucI gene encoding L-fucose isomerase, with translation MKKTIQLPKIGIRPVIDGRRMGVRESLEEQTMKMARATAEFLQELVRHPCGTPVECVIADTCIAGMAESAACDDKFSSQNIGLTITVTPCWCYGSETIDMDPFRPKAIWGFNGTERPGAVYLAAALAAHNQKGIPAFSIYGHDVQDANDTSIPADVQEKLLRFARAGLAVASLKGKSYLSLGGVSMGIAGSIVDHNFFESWLGMKVQAVDMTELRRRIDHKIYDEQELELALSWADNNFKFGPDKNAEQYRRSPESSRAVLRESLQMAICIRDMMQGNDKLATKGFGEEALGYNAIAAGFQGQRHWTDQYPNGDTAEALLNSSFDWNGVRKPMVIATENDSLNGVAMLFGHTLTGTAQIFADVRTYWSPEAVQRVTGYQLEGAAEHGIIHLINSGSAALDGTCSQNDAQGKPTIKPHWEISQQEADACLAATEWCPAIHEYFRGGGFSSRFLTRGGVPFTMSRINLIKGVGPVLQIAEGWSVELPKSVHDTLDKRTDSSWPTTWFAPRLTGKGPFSDVYSVMANWGANHGVLTIGHVGADLITLASMLRIPVCMHNVEEESVYRPTAWGAHGMDIEGQDYRACHNYGPLYKK
- the fucP gene encoding L-fucose:H+ symporter permease; translation: MGNILIQTDSAKISASVSDESANKKRYLIPFALLCSLFFLWAVANNLNDILLPQFQQAFTLTNFQAGLIQSSFYFGYFLIPIPAGILMKRFSYKAGIITGLLFYAFGAALFWPAAETMNYTLFLIGLFIIAAGLGCLETAANPFVTVLGPEKSSHFRINLAQTFNSFGAIIAVVFGQSLILSNVPHQTQEVLDKLSVEDLNSYHHSLVKAVQLPYLIIVAVVIFVALLILITRFPTIKSESDDTHNGSFFASLPRLLKITHWRWAVLAQFCYVGAQTACWSYLIRYAIEELPNITPGYAANYLTATMVCFFIGRFSGTWLITRFAPEKVLAAYAFISMVLCIISAALGGHFGLLALTLCSMFMSIQYPTIFSLGIKNLNQDTKYGASIIVMTIVGGGIVTPIMGLVSDAAGNIPTAELIPALCFAIIFIFAKFKTVPTN
- the fucU gene encoding L-fucose mutarotase, which codes for MLKTISPLLSPQLLKTLAEMGHGDEIIFSDAHFPAHAIGKNGGPQVIHADGLSVSALLAATIPLFELDSYAPPLVMMAAVEGDTLDASVEQRYLQALFGAEKALPIERIDRFAFYQRAQQAFAIVITGETAKYGNILLKKGVTPVF
- the fucR gene encoding L-fucose operon activator, with the translated sequence MKASRHQEILQQIKQHEMLTTADLARLLAVSQETIRRDLNELQAQGLIIRQHGRAKSIKRATKDSGDPFTRRLKSHLSSKASIAAHALSLIDSGMVIALDASSTCWYLAKKLPDIDITVFTNSVRICQELAKHQNIELISAGGRLQRKYACYVNPALFSLLKSIEIDLFIFSCEGIDTDGIMWDSNPFNAEFKTMLLKRATQSILLIDKSKMCRTGEVKIGTLDDVEQVISNVDAS
- a CDS encoding urea ABC transporter substrate-binding protein; translated protein: MAAEKPVKIGLLEDASGNFALPVIPKIHATELAVEEINAKGGILGRPIELVKYDTQSDNTRFQQMARRLIKNDKVDVIFGAFSSASREAIRPIMDREKQLYWYNNQYEGGVCDSNVFVTGAVPEQQFSTLIPWMMEKYGKKVYTIAADYNFGQISAEWVRKIVEENGGTMVGEEFIPLSVSQFGQTIQNIQKAKPDFVMTLLVGANQSSYYEQQAAAKLNLPMGSSVSVGQAYEHKRFKAPALKDMYITANYIEEVDSPASNDFKQRFHAKFPNEPYINQEAANAYDAVYLYKAAVEKAGTTDMDAVRKSLESGDICTDGPSGKVCIDPKSHHLSHTIYLAHVKDDHSIEIPKVWTDIKPYWLGEAGCNLPVKPDNSQYTPSSPPKKA